One region of Triticum aestivum cultivar Chinese Spring chromosome 6B, IWGSC CS RefSeq v2.1, whole genome shotgun sequence genomic DNA includes:
- the LOC123136161 gene encoding uncharacterized protein isoform X1, whose translation MPPPAPHLVDELLEEIFLRLPTPAALARASTASPRFRRIITDRSFLRRFRKLHPPPLLGFADERAGFHPAEAPHPSAPLARTLADAADFTYSFVPKPSNDHSWRPCNVRDGRVLLEGSRYEIFRKLAVCDPLSRRYVLLPPIPDHMSVQEQSPWEFRSILAPIAEEDEDETSFKVICFADYETKLDVFVFSSVTRQWCIAASPSWSSLGADRPWGLRVVSQGSRGFSCFDHVRGCFYSASPWKDKLLVLDTRTMEISTVNDRTGYRMQLRWLPGQAEDVSARDHMLDRQRPAQVRSLPAIVVGREGALEMFSLVGDHRLNGSFHLYHTTQDTNTESSKEWQLDNIVPLPGQYDYFTAGAAEGFLFLGATSEDQLDIDEDSPVWLSKTDWDVDYFSLDVKTSELAKVCRRKKKFFHYEDVYWDKHIWSLLFGLCDAFEKKWRICWLDIVLEPWYYLSGTIHYVLHYICPCAAYFRKTCCRR comes from the exons ATGCCCCCGCCGGCGCCACACCTCGTCGACGAGCTCCTGGAGGAGATCTTCCTTCGCCTGCCCACCCCGGccgcgctcgcacgcgcctcaaCCGCCTCCCCCCGTTTCCGCCGCATCATCACCGACCGCTCCTTCCTCCGCCGCTTCCGCAAACTCCACCCGCCGCCGCTCCTCGGGTTCGCCGACGAACGTGCAGGCTTCCACCCCGCCGAGGCGCCCCATCCCTCCGCTCCGCTCGCCCGAACCCTCGCCGACGCCGCTGATTTCACCTACTCCTTCGTCCCCAAGCCCAGTAATGACCACTCCTGGCGTCCCTGCAACGTCCGCGACGGCCGCGTCCTCCTCGAGGGCAGCCGATACGAGATCTTCAGAAAGCTCGCGGTGTGCGATCCGTTGTCACGGCGCTACGTGCTGCTTCCGCCCATACCCGACCACATGTCCGTCCAGGAACAGAGCCCTTGGGAATTCAGGTCCATCCTGGCCCCCATTGCCGAGGAGGATGAGGATGAGACGTCGTTCAAGGTGATATGCTTTGCGGACTACGAAACCAAGCTGGATGTGTTTGTATTCTCTTCCGTCACACGCCAATGGTGCATTGCTGCATCTCCCAGCTGGAGTTCTTTGGGCGCGGACCGCCCATGGGGGCTGCGCGTGGTGTCTCAGGGATCCCGTGGCTTCTCCTGTTTTGACCATGTACGTGGCTGCTTCTACTCGGCGTCGCCATGGAAAGACAAGCTGCTCGTGCTGGACACGCGGACAATGGAGATTTCCACCGTCAATGATCGCACTGGCTACCGTATGCAGCTCAGATGGCTCCCTGGCCAGGCAGAAGATGTTTCTGCCAGAGACCATATGCTGGACAGACAACGCCCTGCTCAAGTAAGAAGTCTGCCTGCCATTGTAGTAGGTAGAGAAGGAGCCCTTGAGATGTTTTCTCTCGTCGGTGATCACAGGCTTAATGGCTCGTTTCATCTCTATCACACCACTCAGGATACTAACACTGAATCTTCCAAGGAATGGCAGCTGGACAATATTGTACCATTGCCCGGACAGTATGACTATTTCACCGCAGGCGCAGCTGAGGGATTCTTATTCCTTGGAGCCACTTCAGAAGACCAGTTGGACATTGATGAAGACTCACCAGTGTGGTTGTCGAAGACTGACTGGGATGTAGATTATTTTTCGCTGGATGTCAAGACTTCTGAACTTGCAAAGGTTTGTAGGAGGAAGAAGAAATTCTTCCATTATGAAGATGTTTACTG GGACAAACACATTTGGAGTCTCTTGTTTGGGCTATGCGATGCTTTTGAGAAGAAATGGAGGATATGCTGGCTAGATATAGTACTCGAGCCCTGGTATTATTTGTCAGGAACTATCCATTATGTGCTTCACTATATATGTCCATGTGCAGCATATTTCAGGAAGACATGTTGTAGGAGGTGA
- the LOC123136161 gene encoding uncharacterized protein isoform X3 → MPPPAPHLVDELLEEIFLRLPTPAALARASTASPRFRRIITDRSFLRRFRKLHPPPLLGFADERAGFHPAEAPHPSAPLARTLADAADFTYSFVPKPSNDHSWRPCNVRDGRVLLEGSRYEIFRKLAVCDPLSRRYVLLPPIPDHMSVQEQSPWEFRSILAPIAEEDEDETSFKVICFADYETKLDVFVFSSVTRQWCIAASPSWSSLGADRPWGLRVVSQGSRGFSCFDHVRGCFYSASPWKDKLLVLDTRTMEISTVNDRTGYRMQLRWLPGQAEDVSARDHMLDRQRPAQVRSLPAIVVGREGALEMFSLVGDHRLNGSFHLYHTTQDTNTESSKEWQLDNIVPLPGQYDYFTAGAAEGFLFLGATSEDQLDIDEDSPVWLSKTDWDVDYFSLDVKTSELAKVCRRKKKFFHYEDVYWYCGFPPSLSKPSI, encoded by the coding sequence ATGCCCCCGCCGGCGCCACACCTCGTCGACGAGCTCCTGGAGGAGATCTTCCTTCGCCTGCCCACCCCGGccgcgctcgcacgcgcctcaaCCGCCTCCCCCCGTTTCCGCCGCATCATCACCGACCGCTCCTTCCTCCGCCGCTTCCGCAAACTCCACCCGCCGCCGCTCCTCGGGTTCGCCGACGAACGTGCAGGCTTCCACCCCGCCGAGGCGCCCCATCCCTCCGCTCCGCTCGCCCGAACCCTCGCCGACGCCGCTGATTTCACCTACTCCTTCGTCCCCAAGCCCAGTAATGACCACTCCTGGCGTCCCTGCAACGTCCGCGACGGCCGCGTCCTCCTCGAGGGCAGCCGATACGAGATCTTCAGAAAGCTCGCGGTGTGCGATCCGTTGTCACGGCGCTACGTGCTGCTTCCGCCCATACCCGACCACATGTCCGTCCAGGAACAGAGCCCTTGGGAATTCAGGTCCATCCTGGCCCCCATTGCCGAGGAGGATGAGGATGAGACGTCGTTCAAGGTGATATGCTTTGCGGACTACGAAACCAAGCTGGATGTGTTTGTATTCTCTTCCGTCACACGCCAATGGTGCATTGCTGCATCTCCCAGCTGGAGTTCTTTGGGCGCGGACCGCCCATGGGGGCTGCGCGTGGTGTCTCAGGGATCCCGTGGCTTCTCCTGTTTTGACCATGTACGTGGCTGCTTCTACTCGGCGTCGCCATGGAAAGACAAGCTGCTCGTGCTGGACACGCGGACAATGGAGATTTCCACCGTCAATGATCGCACTGGCTACCGTATGCAGCTCAGATGGCTCCCTGGCCAGGCAGAAGATGTTTCTGCCAGAGACCATATGCTGGACAGACAACGCCCTGCTCAAGTAAGAAGTCTGCCTGCCATTGTAGTAGGTAGAGAAGGAGCCCTTGAGATGTTTTCTCTCGTCGGTGATCACAGGCTTAATGGCTCGTTTCATCTCTATCACACCACTCAGGATACTAACACTGAATCTTCCAAGGAATGGCAGCTGGACAATATTGTACCATTGCCCGGACAGTATGACTATTTCACCGCAGGCGCAGCTGAGGGATTCTTATTCCTTGGAGCCACTTCAGAAGACCAGTTGGACATTGATGAAGACTCACCAGTGTGGTTGTCGAAGACTGACTGGGATGTAGATTATTTTTCGCTGGATGTCAAGACTTCTGAACTTGCAAAGGTTTGTAGGAGGAAGAAGAAATTCTTCCATTATGAAGATGTTTACTGGTACTGTGGCTTCCCTCCATCTTTGTCAAAACCGAGTATATGA
- the LOC123136161 gene encoding uncharacterized protein isoform X4 yields the protein MPPPAPHLVDELLEEIFLRLPTPAALARASTASPRFRRIITDRSFLRRFRKLHPPPLLGFADERAGFHPAEAPHPSAPLARTLADAADFTYSFVPKPSNDHSWRPCNVRDGRVLLEGSRYEIFRKLAVCDPLSRRYVLLPPIPDHMSVQEQSPWEFRSILAPIAEEDEDETSFKVICFADYETKLDVFVFSSVTRQWCIAASPSWSSLGADRPWGLRVVSQGSRGFSCFDHVRGCFYSASPWKDKLLVLDTRTMEISTVNDRTGYRMQLRWLPGQAEDVSARDHMLDRQRPAQVRSLPAIVVGREGALEMFSLVGDHRLNGSFHLYHTTQDTNTESSKEWQLDNIVPLPGQYDYFTAGAAEGFLFLGATSEDQLDIDEDSPVWLSKTDWDVDYFSLDVKTSELAKGQTHLESLVWAMRCF from the exons ATGCCCCCGCCGGCGCCACACCTCGTCGACGAGCTCCTGGAGGAGATCTTCCTTCGCCTGCCCACCCCGGccgcgctcgcacgcgcctcaaCCGCCTCCCCCCGTTTCCGCCGCATCATCACCGACCGCTCCTTCCTCCGCCGCTTCCGCAAACTCCACCCGCCGCCGCTCCTCGGGTTCGCCGACGAACGTGCAGGCTTCCACCCCGCCGAGGCGCCCCATCCCTCCGCTCCGCTCGCCCGAACCCTCGCCGACGCCGCTGATTTCACCTACTCCTTCGTCCCCAAGCCCAGTAATGACCACTCCTGGCGTCCCTGCAACGTCCGCGACGGCCGCGTCCTCCTCGAGGGCAGCCGATACGAGATCTTCAGAAAGCTCGCGGTGTGCGATCCGTTGTCACGGCGCTACGTGCTGCTTCCGCCCATACCCGACCACATGTCCGTCCAGGAACAGAGCCCTTGGGAATTCAGGTCCATCCTGGCCCCCATTGCCGAGGAGGATGAGGATGAGACGTCGTTCAAGGTGATATGCTTTGCGGACTACGAAACCAAGCTGGATGTGTTTGTATTCTCTTCCGTCACACGCCAATGGTGCATTGCTGCATCTCCCAGCTGGAGTTCTTTGGGCGCGGACCGCCCATGGGGGCTGCGCGTGGTGTCTCAGGGATCCCGTGGCTTCTCCTGTTTTGACCATGTACGTGGCTGCTTCTACTCGGCGTCGCCATGGAAAGACAAGCTGCTCGTGCTGGACACGCGGACAATGGAGATTTCCACCGTCAATGATCGCACTGGCTACCGTATGCAGCTCAGATGGCTCCCTGGCCAGGCAGAAGATGTTTCTGCCAGAGACCATATGCTGGACAGACAACGCCCTGCTCAAGTAAGAAGTCTGCCTGCCATTGTAGTAGGTAGAGAAGGAGCCCTTGAGATGTTTTCTCTCGTCGGTGATCACAGGCTTAATGGCTCGTTTCATCTCTATCACACCACTCAGGATACTAACACTGAATCTTCCAAGGAATGGCAGCTGGACAATATTGTACCATTGCCCGGACAGTATGACTATTTCACCGCAGGCGCAGCTGAGGGATTCTTATTCCTTGGAGCCACTTCAGAAGACCAGTTGGACATTGATGAAGACTCACCAGTGTGGTTGTCGAAGACTGACTGGGATGTAGATTATTTTTCGCTGGATGTCAAGACTTCTGAACTTGCAAAG GGACAAACACATTTGGAGTCTCTTGTTTGGGCTATGCGATGCTTTTGA
- the LOC123136161 gene encoding uncharacterized protein isoform X2 produces the protein MPPPAPHLVDELLEEIFLRLPTPAALARASTASPRFRRIITDRSFLRRFRKLHPPPLLGFADERAGFHPAEAPHPSAPLARTLADAADFTYSFVPKPSNDHSWRPCNVRDGRVLLEGSRYEIFRKLAVCDPLSRRYVLLPPIPDHMSVQEQSPWEFRSILAPIAEEDEDETSFKVICFADYETKLDVFVFSSVTRQWCIAASPSWSSLGADRPWGLRVVSQGSRGFSCFDHVRGCFYSASPWKDKLLVLDTRTMEISTVNDRTGYRMQLRWLPGQAEDVSARDHMLDRQRPAQDTNTESSKEWQLDNIVPLPGQYDYFTAGAAEGFLFLGATSEDQLDIDEDSPVWLSKTDWDVDYFSLDVKTSELAKVCRRKKKFFHYEDVYWDKHIWSLLFGLCDAFEKKWRICWLDIVLEPWYYLSGTIHYVLHYICPCAAYFRKTCCRR, from the exons ATGCCCCCGCCGGCGCCACACCTCGTCGACGAGCTCCTGGAGGAGATCTTCCTTCGCCTGCCCACCCCGGccgcgctcgcacgcgcctcaaCCGCCTCCCCCCGTTTCCGCCGCATCATCACCGACCGCTCCTTCCTCCGCCGCTTCCGCAAACTCCACCCGCCGCCGCTCCTCGGGTTCGCCGACGAACGTGCAGGCTTCCACCCCGCCGAGGCGCCCCATCCCTCCGCTCCGCTCGCCCGAACCCTCGCCGACGCCGCTGATTTCACCTACTCCTTCGTCCCCAAGCCCAGTAATGACCACTCCTGGCGTCCCTGCAACGTCCGCGACGGCCGCGTCCTCCTCGAGGGCAGCCGATACGAGATCTTCAGAAAGCTCGCGGTGTGCGATCCGTTGTCACGGCGCTACGTGCTGCTTCCGCCCATACCCGACCACATGTCCGTCCAGGAACAGAGCCCTTGGGAATTCAGGTCCATCCTGGCCCCCATTGCCGAGGAGGATGAGGATGAGACGTCGTTCAAGGTGATATGCTTTGCGGACTACGAAACCAAGCTGGATGTGTTTGTATTCTCTTCCGTCACACGCCAATGGTGCATTGCTGCATCTCCCAGCTGGAGTTCTTTGGGCGCGGACCGCCCATGGGGGCTGCGCGTGGTGTCTCAGGGATCCCGTGGCTTCTCCTGTTTTGACCATGTACGTGGCTGCTTCTACTCGGCGTCGCCATGGAAAGACAAGCTGCTCGTGCTGGACACGCGGACAATGGAGATTTCCACCGTCAATGATCGCACTGGCTACCGTATGCAGCTCAGATGGCTCCCTGGCCAGGCAGAAGATGTTTCTGCCAGAGACCATATGCTGGACAGACAACGCCCTGCTCAA GATACTAACACTGAATCTTCCAAGGAATGGCAGCTGGACAATATTGTACCATTGCCCGGACAGTATGACTATTTCACCGCAGGCGCAGCTGAGGGATTCTTATTCCTTGGAGCCACTTCAGAAGACCAGTTGGACATTGATGAAGACTCACCAGTGTGGTTGTCGAAGACTGACTGGGATGTAGATTATTTTTCGCTGGATGTCAAGACTTCTGAACTTGCAAAGGTTTGTAGGAGGAAGAAGAAATTCTTCCATTATGAAGATGTTTACTG GGACAAACACATTTGGAGTCTCTTGTTTGGGCTATGCGATGCTTTTGAGAAGAAATGGAGGATATGCTGGCTAGATATAGTACTCGAGCCCTGGTATTATTTGTCAGGAACTATCCATTATGTGCTTCACTATATATGTCCATGTGCAGCATATTTCAGGAAGACATGTTGTAGGAGGTGA